One genomic region from Vitis riparia cultivar Riparia Gloire de Montpellier isolate 1030 chromosome 17, EGFV_Vit.rip_1.0, whole genome shotgun sequence encodes:
- the LOC117904793 gene encoding uncharacterized protein LOC117904793, whose product MASDMFWKSSSNSISRFHMAIWVVKQALLSLGIISTVLMLKPTSKISDIFNLLCCSVPSIWVWLRSSLSPPYVYITINVILILIIILVSSSSLTEKSVADSSPEASCVLDSGEEEKESGGESIAGETAAKLEKHAVTALIHGWEDQNETLDATWKEIMEEEGNLSGRHLRKTDSWDVPPCVDGCNLAPSEIRKTNTFAEALSSLRETPYIRKDELLSHDELNQQVELFIRKCRNDMRLERLESDQRLMDLLNRGM is encoded by the coding sequence ATGGCCTCGGATATGTTTTGGAAGTCCAGTTCTAATAGTATAAGCAGATTCCATATGGCCATCTGGGTTGTTAAGCAGGCTCTGTTATCGTTAGGCATCATCTCCACTGTCCTTatgttgaagccaacatcaaaaATCTCAGACATATTCAACCTCTTATGTTGCAGTGTTCCAAGCATTTGGGTGTGGTTGAGAAGTTCTTTGTCTCCTCCATATGTATACATTACCATCAATgtcatcctcatcctcatcatTATCCtagtctcttcttcttctttgacaGAAAAATCTGTGGCGGACTCATCACCGGAGGCATCATGCGTATTGGATTCCGGGGAGGAGGAGAAGGAGAGCGGTGGAGAGAGTATTGCCGGAGAGACGGCTGCCAAATTGGAGAAACATGCGGTAACAGCACTTATTCATGGGTGGGAGGATCAAAATGAGACCCTAGATGCTACATGGAAGGAGATCATGGAGGAAGAGGGGAATCTTTCCGGACGGCATCTTAGGAAGACCGACTCATGGGATGTGCCACCTTGTGTTGATGGATGTAACTTGGCTCCAAGTGAGATAAGGAAGACGAATACTTTTGCGGAAGCTCTCTCATCATTGAGGGAGACTCCATACATAAGGAAGGATGAATTGCTAAGTCATGACGAGTTGAACCAACAAGTGGAATTGTTCATTAGAAAGTGTAGGAATGATATGCGACTGGAGAGGCTAGAATCAGACCAGCGGCTTATGGACCTGCTTAATCGAGGAATGTAG